The Anopheles gambiae chromosome 2, idAnoGambNW_F1_1, whole genome shotgun sequence genomic sequence TcttgcttttcttttaaaacTGACGATTTTTTAGAACACAGAGATCGAATAGAATTTGCCACGAATATTAATTGGTCGTTTTGATGCAGTGTTTCACGATTTTGATACAATAACTGACCATTTCTCGAGCCAAATCTCGAAATTGTATCATTTTAACACATGTCAAATgtcgaatgaaaaataaatttgaaattaatcaaaaagATAACAAAATGCAAATGGTCTGCACGAGTCGTATTATGTTAGTACTTTAGTATCCAATAATATTGCATACATCTGAtttaaagcaacaaaaaaaatttaaacttATTTTAACTGACAAATGTGCAAATCGGTTAATGGCACTGAATAGAACAGATAACGTATGGAGTGCTGATATTACTGCAACTGCCAATTgtcatacaaaacaaaagcggaCTGAAAAGATAAAACATCCCAAAGATGAGCTACTGTCGATCAATACAAATATGCATCATTACATAGAGCAAATCATATTTGCGAATTGTAGCGTTTGTTATGAACTTGTACGTCTTTCTACCAAAAAAAGACATAATATTCTATATTTGCGGTATCTTGCAATattaacacaaaaatatcgaaatataaaacttgttttttgcaaaactgctGGCTGTGCCATTTAACTCTGTGCGGCTGTGGACGTAAAACGATCAGATGGTACGCGAGAAAGCGTTagcaaattattatttttttattttttcaaactaAAAGTATTTGGTCTTACCGGTGTGAGCTACGAAACGGAATGGAAAGCATAGTTACTaaagaaaaagtcaacttttgttttcttgtttacGATGCGTACTTGTACGCACCCGCATGGCAACGAGAGGATAGACGGCGATAGGATAGGGGTCTCGCGTGGATTTGCAACAATGGCAAAAAGCATTCTAGACAGTTTTAGCGTACGCTGGGTGCAATAAGCCCGGCTGCGGAAAGGTACACAGTTACGGTAGATTGAGAAGAGTGCTTGCCAGTGCGTCAGTGCTAGCAGTAGTTGGCTACATTTGTGCTGGGCTCACCTGGAACTGCTGCATCGGGTAGGCGACGACCCCGGCCGTCTGGGGCAGCGCTCCGCCAACGCTCTGGGCCGTGATCTGCTGGGCGGCAGTCGGCAGTTGCGCCTGTGCCGGTACGGCTGGCCAGGCTCCGGGAATCTGCATGCCCATGCTAAAAAAGAGAGTTCGTCGTCACACCATTAGTTTGTTGTTTGATTCGACGCCTCCTGCGAGTGGCGAACGGTGAACCCGCTTACCCCATGTATCCTTGCTGGTATCCGGCAAACTGGCCGTACGTGTAGCCCTGCATTCCTTGCAGGAACTGGCCCTGCAGCGGTGTGGCAGCCGGTGCCGGCGTTGCTGGGTAGGCGGGAGCCGGCGGATACCAGTACCCAGCTACCTGCTGGCCGTACGCCGTGTTGAACGGGAAGCCGGTCTGGCTGAGCGCTTGACTGGCCAGCGAGGGCGCATTGTTCGGATCGCCGCTCTCCTTGCCCCACGAGCATTTGACCGTTTGGGAATTGATTTCGGAGTTGTGCACCGCAACGATGGCGTGAGTGGCCGCCTCCTTCGTGGAGAACCTGTGCATGCGCGAAAGTGACGTCAGTGGCGGTTAGCGTTCGCTCGTGCGTGTGGCGCTGGTTCACCTACCTTACGAATGCGTAGCCCTTGTCCTTGAACACCCGGATCTCCTGTATGGTGCCGAACGGTGAGAAGgttttctgcaaaatgtccTCATTCAATCCACCCGCCAGTGTGCCACCGATCCCACCACAGTAGACGGTGCAGTTGGTCGGGCTGCTTTGATTGTACACCTCATCGAATGTCAGTGGCTTTGCGTTGACTGCAATGGCACGTTTTGGAGCGGGATTGGTGGGCAATTGAAaccgaaaaggaaaaacaatcgtTAACAAGGCTGGCGGTAGAATGGTGCGCAAATTGctttgcgcaaaaaaaaataaaaaaatacatcgttGCTTGTATGTCTGTGATAATATTAATCATAAGAGtaatggaaaaaaaggaatcaaacttgtgtgagtgtgcgatTACATTCGAGCGCTCACATTGGTAAACTAGAGAAAGTAATTAGTATGTTTGGATTCGATTCGGAATAATGATTGaaagaacaaaacgaaaaaaaaaaatacatcatatGCAAAAATCCACACAGCATCCCTTGCAGCCAATGCTAAGTAAAGTAGTGAAACAAATGTAggtatatatatgtatattgatatgtatatatatatggtaCAAACAACATAGAGCGCTAACGTATGCCTCACAAAACCGACACACAACCTAACAAACTTCCACAATCCACAGGAAGTCGTGGATTAGCGTGGATAACGCGTTTACTACGCTTTACCAAGGCTGTGCGAGTAGTTGTGCCCGTGGTTCGGGTTTGGAGACGGTGGCGTTGGTCAGCAGTAGTGTAGTACCCTAGGCGATTCTTAGTAACATCCAAACACTGCTCGCCAGTCGATTTCTTACCGTGTGATCTTGCACAGAAACTTTCCGGTACTTCGATCCTCACGGTAGAAACGGCCCCAGATTCTGGCCTGGATTCGTGTgaactgactgactgactgatcAACGCCAAGCCGCCAAGCCGAACCTCAGTCGAACGCGCTAAACGGTACTGACAGCTAATAATAATACGCATACTTGCACACAGCACTactacccacacacaccattCAAAAGCTTAGtggtaaaagaaaaacagaacgaGTAGGAGATAAGATAAGAAAATGCTAGTAAAAGACATCGAAAGCCATACTACGTAGTAAGTAAATGAGTGTCGCGACGTTCGCAACCCGGCACCGCTTTCCCATCGTTCGTCGATGGTAAACGCTGCCTTAACAGACTCTTGTTAAACTCTCTAATAGCATTTGACGCAAGGagtgatgtgtgtgtatgtgtttctatgtgtgtgtgtgtgctaatgagTTTGAATGTAAGTTGTACAGAACCAATTAGCAAAAGTAACTTGATATATGTAATGAGTATATTGCACGAGTATGTAGAATATGCAAAGTGtagtatatttatatattcatGTTTATATGCATATAACGGTATTGTAATGGTAATATATATAAAACTATACATATGCAgtataatgtaataaaaatttcGAAGAAGTATTATAGTACTAACATAATAAGCTTTTATATTGAGGGGGAAAAATGGTAGAAAAATGCTGTTTACAAACTCTAGGGTCAGCTAACATTtcaccaacacattcattaaTAGAAAATAAGGGCATTATTTtaagttcttttttgtgtttgcttgttACAATTTTTGCAATCAAGAATTCTAATCCACTTTCATCCCTGACGGCATTAGTACAGGCAATTAGTACAGGCGCGCGTTTGCTCTACTTCTCGGATCGTATGATCTCccttttgctgtttttacTCTTTGATTTTGATCATTCCCGTTTCGATTGGCTGTGTGGTctctagtttttttgttggaaacaCTACAATTTTTGGATAACTTTTGTTTCACTATTCACTGTATAAAAACCCGAGCAAGGCAAAAAGGGGGCACGATTTATAGGGTTTATGGGAGGCGAACATAAAGCACACAAGCACAGGCTAAGCTTGCAATTATTCGTTATTGCTGTAACTGTTCTGTATTTTCTTATGCCTATATTTTAAACCACCTGCTACCAGAAGATCACTAATCAGATGGATAGGATTTATTTCTCCTAGTTCAACCACAGTCCAGATAACCCAGCGtagtaaagaaaaaacaaaggtaAAAGCAAATGTGCGAGCAAAAGTAAAGATAAAAGGCACACCAAACCTAATTCATTCCGGGCAAGGTTTATTTCTGTGTCCCGGGGGGTTCAGATTCCTGGGAGGAAGGAGCACAAAAAGCACAGTAAGCACTCTAGTAGTACGTCACACcgtattaaaataatataaaaaaacaatccgtCGAAACGACACCACTCTACAACACATCGGTCACACAATGCACGGAGGTGGTAGGTGTATTTGTACTAACAGTGGTAGTAGCATTAGCGATAACAGTGACAGTTAATATTGAGcacgagagagaaaaggagcaACAAAACGTCGGCTAACCGGGCTCGTTAAGCTACACAACAGAGCACGTGGACACTACAGCTTGTTTTGTACGCTTCTCCCTATGGCGGACGGTTTGGGGCATTCGATTCCGGCCAGGACAGGCGCGCTTCACTAGACACGCTCACGggtaacaacagcaaacaacaacacatctGGTTGGACATTTGTTGCTTTTGACTGATTTGGACATTGATCATGCATGCGAATCGAATATAACAAACTCTACAAAGGTACGTAATAGGGAAACGAAACCCAAAAACCGAAGAAAAATATACAACACTCATATTTGAACTAGCGTAGTTATTGACGAATAGTTAAGATCGAAAATAAATGCTGAATCAAAGAAAAACTAAACAGGAATGTTTTACAGTATTACATGGCTATACACATCGCTcaaagagagagtgaaaagagaaagagagagagagtgagagtaaAAAACATATGTACACAGTGGACAAATCTGCTAAAAGAGATTGTCCCGGGCAACTAGATTGACACTGCAGTCTGGCTCTTGGGGGGTTTTACGTGTCAGTGTGCTTAGTGTGGCATCGATGAAAAGGACGCGcgcttgtgtgagtgtgtgtatatcAGAGTGTAAAAAGGGATAGTAAATAGCATGGATAGAAAAAGGATGTTCTAAGGAAACGATGGgtaaacatataaaaaatgcATCGAAATTacaaaagtaaaattaaaataaatagaagaaaataaatgagtGAAAGAAATGTACGCATTTGAAAACCAATTTGTTCGTTGgataagataaataaaaaaatgaaaagcaaataGAGCAATATATAACCAATAGGAaatcaaaacagcaaaaccgtAGGAAGTAGGATAAAGATGACAAAAATGAATGAAGAAGTAAAGAAGGttaaaagaagagaaagaagaaaatgtaaatCACTTAGAAGACAGCATTCATAATTGAGAttaggaagaagaagaagaagaaatacagATAAATGAAGAAAGGAAAGACAGACGTATGAGAAGAGGGCAAAACAAGAGGAAGTGAAAGATGTGTGTATTACGAGGATAGCCATAAGAAAAGATTGATATATGTATAAACTAAGATGAAAATAGAGAATTGGGAGAAATAGTtgtaatcgttttttttttgttatgcggTACATGCACCGTGAACTTACATAAAGCATATTTCTGGCCGCACGCAGGTTAATAGGGTCTacagtttttttattgtgaatGTTTGTGTTGGGTTCAATTCAAGCTTAAAGCTCTACTGCAATAGGCGTGGGGTTAATACAGATAATTTGAAGAATTAGTTTCcgtctttctttgtttttttttttcaaaggtAAAAGGTAATAAGAATCATTATCAACATtttgatcatcatcatcatcatcatcatcatcatcgtgtaGTGTTGTCATGGTGGGTAATGggaatgaaatataaaaagaTTCATCGGCTATAACTGAGTGACTGGCCGATGGTTGAAGCGTTTCCTGGCGGAGTGATTGCTAAGTTTACAAAGAGTAACAAGGCCAAAGACTGCATTTGTGGGAGGAAAAATTCGCTCGGGAAGATTGATCGAAATACGGCAAAATAATCAAACACAAATCCCGACGAAATGAtataaagagagaaaaacaaaatgctaaTTTCTTCGCACCCAAGGCGCTAAGTAGTACGACAGAATATGCACGCGTATGGTGAAGGATAGAAACGAAGAGCGCCTTTGTAGAGGATAAGGGTTTGTCCACCATTAAGAAGGGCAAATCATAACCTTTCGAAAAATATTTACTCTAGGTTGGGTTTGTAGTCAAAGAGTTGTGGTGCAACTATTGCTATCCCAGCTGTTGTTTCGCCTCAATGGTCTCCCTTGTATCCACGACTATAATCTCTGCCCCTTGGAAATAACTGACTAACTCTACGACCCTAAAAACTTCCCTGCATGTCTAAAGCGTAGTCCCCGTCTGATTGCGAAACACTAGTAATTAGGAGCACCTTGCCGGGTAACATTGTTGGTCAGTTTGTAGCACTggttttttcccccgtttcaGTGCACACAGTGGTAGTGCCCGTTTGCTCACGTGCTCAAACAACacgaacaacacaacacaaacctaATCAATAACAAGTTCAACTGTTCTATTCGCCATCGAAAAATGTCAAATATCAAACCAAacagaacacaaaacaacagaaacaaaaacaatcataaATAACAGTTCAAAAAACAAGCGAAATCGTCGCTCTTTGCTCGTTTCTTTACgcagcttgtttttttttaatataggagtttttgtggcttttttcttcttctgatgtttctgttgcttacaaactaaaataaaatgcaattcGTTCGTTTCTCTTGCGTGCGTCCGTGGGATACTTACTTTCGTTTTTGCTTGCAGGGGGTTTCCTAGTTGCCCAATTAGTTCGAATACTCCTCGAACCAAGCCATTGCCCATTCATAGCCGCAATTGCATTTTCCGCTTCCTAGAATTGTTAgtggttggttttggttttaaacGGATGCGGGATTCCATTTCTGGGTTGGTTTGCATTTGTTGAGTTGGATTGATTGAATTTCTAGCTTgcaatgagttttttttctctctctcatttgattgtttttgtttctactcCACctaaagtgattttttttatctaacCAGTTGCGTGATTACCCAGGAAGTACGTACAGTA encodes the following:
- the LOC1270401 gene encoding nucleolysin TIAR; this translates as MLAMSTLMMPAPTMALGAPQLAVGPHQKPPEAKLLAIHPAHTQTQTTPQHQLQAQQQQQQQQAQQQQQVAAQQQQVAAQQHQQQLQQLSAIKQEHYHIFVGDLSPEIETQTLKEAFAPFGDISDCRVVRDPQTLKSKGYGFVSFVKKTEAENAIAAMNGQWLGSRSIRTNWATRKPPASKNEINAKPLTFDEVYNQSSPTNCTVYCGGIGGTLAGGLNEDILQKTFSPFGTIQEIRVFKDKGYAFVRFSTKEAATHAIVAVHNSEINSQTVKCSWGKESGDPNNAPSLASQALSQTGFPFNTAYGQQVAGYWYPPAPAYPATPAPAATPLQGQFLQGMQGYTYGQFAGYQQGYMGMGMQIPGAWPAVPAQAQLPTAAQQITAQSVGGALPQTAGVVAYPMQQFQLAEDEWLAPSLLV